From Daucus carota subsp. sativus chromosome 6, DH1 v3.0, whole genome shotgun sequence, the proteins below share one genomic window:
- the LOC108226189 gene encoding uncharacterized protein LOC108226189: protein MLEIPNSDKLEEVVAEPISPMLSIADIKQLSHEYAKRKIRCQITVKKVDVNTNWYDNVCTTCGDEVQLQEGRFRCEKCVRNIPFPDKRFRLATICNDETGVLAILLPDDEIQRILGKNAFDIEYDENEVSAEITFPPSLKSFEKKQFVVTLLITDQNVKKTCSVYNAIELNDPVEVLGNHSPLKKQDITSDPISETMVVDRTPDTSSSPPTGKSTTKVRSRTTDGEASDSMYENVPLAKFKIVKTEKK, encoded by the exons ATGCTTGAAATTCCTAACAGTGACAAACTTGAAGAAGTTGTAGCTGAACCAATCAGTCCTATGCTTTCTATCGCAGATATCAAACAATTGTCTCATGAATATGCCAAG CGCAAAATTCGGTGCCAAATAACTGTAAAAAAGGTTGATGTCAACACAAACTGGTACGATAATGTTTGCACAACCTGTGGAGATGAGGTGCAGCTCCAAGAAGGGAGGTTCAGATGTGAAAAATGTGTTCGGAACATACCTTTCCCAGACAAAAG GTTTAGACTAGCTACTATATGCAATGATGAAACTGGAGTGCTAGCAATTCTTCTGCCCGATGATGAGATACAACGTATTCTTGGAAAAAATGCATTTGATATTGAGTACGATGAAAATGAA GTATCAGCTGAGATTACCTTCCCACCATCACTTAAATCATTTGAAAAGAAGCAGTTTGTGGTTACATTACTCATAACTGACCAAAATGTGAAGAAAACATGCAGCGTCTACAATGCTATAGAGTTGAATGACCCTGTTGAAGTTTTGGGCAACCACAGCCCATTAAAAAAACAGGATATAACATCAGACCCTATTTCCGAAACCATG GTGGTAGATCGTACTCCAGATACATCCAGTAGTCCGCCAACTGGGAAGTCTACCACAAAAGTCAGAAGTAGGACAACAGATGGAGAAGCATCAGATTCCATGTACGAAAATGTCCCTCTTGCAAAATTCAAAATAGTCAAAACTGAGAAG AAGTGA